From the Naumovozyma dairenensis CBS 421 chromosome 10, complete genome genome, the window ATATATACCATTAGCATGATTATTAAAGTGAAGACGTTGACAGGGAAGGAAATCCCAGTTGAAATATCCGGAAATGAACCAGTTTAtagaattaaagaattattggAGGAAAAAGAAGGCATTCCTCCTTCACAACAAAGACTTATATTCCAAGGGAAACAAATGtatgttatatataattgaattagtATTCATGTACTTTCAAGCTACTACTATAGCCTTCATTAAAGAACTACTTCTTActaacattattatttatcgatgatatttatttaacaGTGATGACGAACAATCGGTTAGTTCTGCCAATTTGGTAGATGGTATGCAATTACATTTAGTGTTGACATTGAGAGGAGGTTGTTAAAAGCATTCTCCGTGGTCTCACCTTCTTCTAAGCTACCAATAGAACAAGCTATCTCGAGATGATTAGGTTGAAGAAATGGAAAGATCaagtatatattatgtGTGATCCAATTCTAGACATTTAGCATTCACTTATGACATATACTATTACATTTaaatagaaaagaaaataaacgATATCTTATTACGAGGAATGTATCTTTAACGAGATTTTAGCGAAAACATAGGTctaagtaagtaagtaaatATGTATTTGTCTGTTGTTTTGCGAGATGATACAATATAGACACAACACTATATAATCAGTACATTACAAAACGTATTGAGATcatgatgaatatgaatataatattcctTGCAGTAGATGGATTCTAGTGTATAAGATTCCCTTTATGAAACAGTAATGACTTGAAAAAGAGAAGTTGTTGATAGTCGccaagaaattaaatattcaattttaaaagGGTGTCTGTCTTCTTTTGATAAAGGAGTTTTTGAACAAGTAAGGAAGCAACGAATAGAGCtccaataatataaaagaGAAAACGCCACAGAAGAGACAccttataataatattcaaaaccCAGTATGAGACAAACTATAAATTTGATTAGAGAATCCATTGCTACTTTTATTGCAAGACTAATTAGCCCTCACGCAACATAAACTAAACTAACACAGGAGATACAGGAAAGCTTTatacaaacaaaaacaaagCAAAGCAAATGTCTAACCTTGCTGTGAACCTTCCCTTAGAGGTACTAGAAAAGATTATTGACTTAGATATGGACAGTTGTCAAACTTTTTTGGCCTGGTCTCAAATTTCAACATATTTTAGGGATATAATTAAAACTCGAATTGGAATCGTTCTAGTTAAGGATGGTCTGGTTGAACCAACTGCAGAAACGTTTCCTTTGGATTTTAATGTGTTACTTACTAATTCCAAtcattttttaattgataGTGACATTCCTTTGGAGGAATCATCTACCTATGATCGCTTCCTTAGTTTTATGAATCAATTCCACAATATTCTGGTCATAATACAATCGGATAGAAGTTTTAGTGACTCACTAGCGTCTATTCTAGGGGAAATCGGCCGTAATAGCTACATAGGGGCAACtataaatatcatttaCAATAGTTCAGTTGACTTTCTAagtaaattatatttcagAGAATTATCGTTATATCAAAGGGCCCTAAATTTATGTGAACTTCATGTTGTAGGGAACAGAGTGCCGATGCAATCAGAAACATGTGACATTGACACCCTTTTCAAGACTacttatatttataatttgaaatcacTTTATTCATTGGatattaaagatgataCACATATTTTGATTGCTCCTCAGTTGAGACACATTAGGCAAATTAGTTGTTCTGATACGTCTACAGATCTAGTTCAATTTCTATCAAAATGCACCAAGTTAAAATATATCGAAGGAACAAAGTTCCCATTACCGTTCAAGAACATTAGGAAATATCGCATGCCGTTTTGTCAATCAATGACTTTAACAAACTATAATCATAGTATAACATATCCAATAATCGATGGATCAAAAGTTTCTACAGAACTTATTTTAGTTCCAACTCTAAGAGCAGTTGATCCTGAATTTTCTCGTCTAATGTTCCCCAATATATCTAGAATGGTTTTGAAAGTGACAGGATTTACTCGTCATGTAGTAGATTTTAAATGTTGTCATTTCCgtaatttgaaacaattgaGCATCAAAGGCGCTACCATCCCATGGATGTCCCTAATAAATTCAGATGTTGAAAGTATTGACAGTTTGgaattgattttaaatacagaagatgatttgaaaTGGTTGCAGGAATGTCCATTCAAATTAGAAACATTATACATTGGATCAATTGGAGGGCAACTGATTAATGATTACCAAATTAATCCTATTTTTGAAACTTCAAAATTGGTAGCGACGAATTTTGAGTTAGATCTTCATAATTTATGGCAATGCTACCTTTTACAAAACCTTATCTTGCCAAATTTACATCAAGAAAATTCATTGACAATTTATTTCAACGAAACTCAATTAACCTCGATagttaatgaaaatgacaaacctttgaagaaattaaatttaacaCATGAAGACAAATGTATAATCTACAAATTGCCAGAGCTTACGCATTTCACCCTAATTTGTATTGAGCCAAGAATTTCCTCAGGAAATAGCAATCCAAATGTCTCATCGACAAACAGTATCCGAACACTTAGCGCTTCTTCTTCGAGCTCGACGAAATCATTTGGTTCGCACCaagattataataataattcaaatatgtATGCCATCGATGCTGCATTAACAGGttcaatgaattattcTATTTCCCCCTCTCAATTTAGGAGGAACAGTTTAGCTGGTTTGGATGATAATACTGCACGGAGACAAAGTATGATCACCTTTGATTATCCTCATTCAATCCTTACTCATACCTCCCAAAATAATGCAAacaagagaagaaaatcatctttatcaagCATAGGTATAGCCCCTTCATTACTAGGTCCAAATACAGATATTGATGAACCATTTGTAGATGATGTGATATTATTCCAACTGCCTTTACGGGgtttgaagatattatctttgaatttgaatgcTTTGGAATCGTCATTACTTTCTACAAGACTTATGGCGGCTAAAATAATACCGTTATTACAAATTATCGTTGATGATACTACAAATCTTACAAATAGTGTGtcaattagaaaattaCTGGAAGAAATGGTGAAAGAAATCACAAAACTCGTTCAATATCCATATAAATTGAAACTTCCAGGAATGGCGATAGACAAGTTGCAATTCTTCATTGATCTCTCTGGATCAATTGATATCGATTTCTTAgatattgattatttgattttcaaAGCAGAATTGGAAACAATGTTGAACCGTAATGATCTACAAATAATTATCCAATTTGAATCAGCTATGAACACCAACTTTGATATTTCGAAGCTTTCCAAAAAGTCGGTACTATTAAAGTTTTGAAGGAAACCTTTTCTCTCAACGTGTTTGTTAGTCGAGTACATATGCATATACTTcagttattattatgataaCATATTATTCTGTCCCTGTTATACACGTTCCTATAGcattaatatatatgtgaCATGacattaataaaaatactaATCTTTATAAGCGACGCTCTCAAAAACATGCTTTTGTACAGTCCTATATACCATCAACtatttaatataaaaaatgtaCTAGTTTTTGCAGCAATAGGTCAAGCATCATTATATACATGCGCACTATTTACAAAAACTCTCCCAAGCAAGAGTTCTATGGCTAGAAAATTGCTGTCATTCGTTGTAAATATTAGTAATGTAAATGTTTTATATGAGGTTTCCTCCTCAAAGAAAATGTCTGAAGATAATGCGTAGTCTATATATTCTAATATATAATGGAATAAGTTTGAAAAATGCTGAATGTATCTATCTTCTACCCAGATTCTAATTAATATTCTAGATCAATGACGTCGTTAGCATTTTCATGATCAGACGCCACTTGTT encodes:
- the RUB1 gene encoding NEDD8 family protein RUB1 (similar to Saccharomyces cerevisiae RUB1 (YDR139C); ancestral locus Anc_8.311) produces the protein MIIKVKTLTGKEIPVEISGNEPVYRIKELLEEKEGIPPSQQRLIFQGKQIDDEQSVSSANLVDGMQLHLVLTLRGGC
- the NDAI0J01080 gene encoding uncharacterized protein (ancestral locus Anc_8.307), encoding MSNLAVNLPLEVLEKIIDLDMDSCQTFLAWSQISTYFRDIIKTRIGIVLVKDGLVEPTAETFPLDFNVLLTNSNHFLIDSDIPLEESSTYDRFLSFMNQFHNILVIIQSDRSFSDSLASILGEIGRNSYIGATINIIYNSSVDFLSKLYFRELSLYQRALNLCELHVVGNRVPMQSETCDIDTLFKTTYIYNLKSLYSLDIKDDTHILIAPQLRHIRQISCSDTSTDLVQFLSKCTKLKYIEGTKFPLPFKNIRKYRMPFCQSMTLTNYNHSITYPIIDGSKVSTELILVPTLRAVDPEFSRLMFPNISRMVLKVTGFTRHVVDFKCCHFRNLKQLSIKGATIPWMSLINSDVESIDSLELILNTEDDLKWLQECPFKLETLYIGSIGGQLINDYQINPIFETSKLVATNFELDLHNLWQCYLLQNLILPNLHQENSLTIYFNETQLTSIVNENDKPLKKLNLTHEDKCIIYKLPELTHFTLICIEPRISSGNSNPNVSSTNSIRTLSASSSSSTKSFGSHQDYNNNSNMYAIDAALTGSMNYSISPSQFRRNSLAGLDDNTARRQSMITFDYPHSILTHTSQNNANKRRKSSLSSIGIAPSLLGPNTDIDEPFVDDVILFQLPLRGLKILSLNLNALESSLLSTRLMAAKIIPLLQIIVDDTTNLTNSVSIRKLLEEMVKEITKLVQYPYKLKLPGMAIDKLQFFIDLSGSIDIDFLDIDYLIFKAELETMLNRNDLQIIIQFESAMNTNFDISKLSKKSVLLKF